In Lycium ferocissimum isolate CSIRO_LF1 chromosome 7, AGI_CSIRO_Lferr_CH_V1, whole genome shotgun sequence, the sequence AGCATCAATCAAGTGGTGATGTTGGAACGTCTAGGACTTCTAGTTCAGTTATCAATTGTCATCTGTGTCAAAGTTAAATGTTTGCTGATGCGATGTCCATTTCATGAACATTTGCTTTCTGTTATCTTGTTGGATTGTGTTTTAGATAAAATTTGTGCCTGTGATCATATTGTGTTTGGGGATccatttttatcttcttttacTTTAATGGCTTATCTAAATACTACACTGCGGTAGTATGAGAAATTCAGAACTTTTGCGATCCTTAGTTTTTGAGTACAGGAACAACGATCTGCTTAAACTTATTAAAATGTGAAAATGAAACGAATACAGTTTCTGGTGGACAAGGACAATATAACAATTATAACCTGTTAACTCTTTGCATTCATAGTACTAAAATCAGATCAAGTAACAGCCTTCGCTGAACCATTTCTCTATGGCGAACTGTAATATTCAAGTGTATTTATATCCACACAACATAAATATTGCTGCTGGAACAAACTAACCAGCCGAATAGAGCTGTCATTAGCAGTCTCCGAACATACTGGAGAGATCCAGCAAATTGCCATAGCCTAACATGCCTAACTATTTTTCTGTAACCTAGTCAATATTGCTGATCTGAGAACAGAACATCATATATCAGTGTGGTTTGGTATAGTAAGGCATGACTACCAATAGTCTCCACATGAACACTGCCCTTCACTGAAGCAGTGGAACCGATTATTATCCCTTACAATGATCTCCCTCCCCTCCAACTTTGAAATGATTTTGATTGCCGTGTGGCAATCCCTACATATTCTTAGGTTCTTCACCACCCTTATGACCGAATGTGGTTCAGTAACAAGAAGTGCAAAAGCCACAGCCAACTTCTCACTATGAGTCCCTACCATCTCTTccatctcttcttcttcaacatcTTTTAAAACACAGCTCTTATCAGCCATGTATCCAGCTTGCCTCATCTTCTTTTCTGTTTCAGCGAGCACTCTATAAACATCTGCTGATCGCTCATGTGACCTGTCACCCACTATAAACCTGTGCATCTCACCCTCGTGTTCAATCCAACTCCACCCAGTCGTCTTATTTACTCCTCCAATTGTCATCAACCCTCTCACCCTGTCTACATCTTCCCATCTTCTTGCTGAGGCATATATGTTTGAAAGCAATACATAATTACCTGAATTTTCTGGTTCTATTTCAAAGAGCTTACTAGCAGCAAACTCTCCAAGGTCAATCCTTTTGTGAACTCGACTAGCATGTAAAAGGGAACCATATACTCCAGCATGTGGATGCATTGCCATACTTCCAATCAAACATTTTGCTTCGTCTAGTTTACCGTTTCTACCTAACAAATCAACCATGCATGCATAGTGATCGGAGTCTGGATCTTTGATTGAATCAAATACCCTTTGACCTTCTTCTAGCAATCCACCATGACTGCATGCTGTTAGTACCCCAATATAGGTTATTCGATCTGgttcaatattttctttcttcatcttcCACAACAATTCAACAGCTTCAATGGCATTGCCATAAGCTGCCAAACCTGTAATCAATGTGTTATAAGAAATCACATCTCTGGCTTCCATCGATTGGAAAACTTTCTCAGCATCTTTCATATTACCACACTTGGAATACATGAAAATCAGAGCATTATAACCTGAAATGCTCAGTTTGATTTGATGTTTTTCCAGGAAATTCACTGCCCAATTGCCAAATTCTAAAGCCCCAAGGTGTCCACAGGCTGCGATCACACTAACCATGGTGACTTCATCAGGTAGCACATCTTTTGTTATCATATCTTTGAAAAGGTCAATAGCTACTTTTGATTGTCCATTTTGAGCATAACCAGCTATAATTGAGTTCCAAGAGATGACATTCTTCTCAGGCATCTTATCAAAGAGCTCACTCGCAGAAGCCAAATCACCAACTCTTGCATACGCGGAAATCATTGCATTCCATGTAACTAAGTTCTTATATTTACCTAATTCATCAAAGATCTTCCTAGCCATATCAAGATTCCCACACTTAGCATACATGTCAAGTAGCGCAGTCTTTGCAAAACAATTCAAGCGAACACCCTTCTCATTTATCATCTCCACAAGCCTCTCGGCAAGGCTAGCATCGCCATGCGAAGAACACGAAGAAATGACAGTAACCCATGTAGTTTCATCAGGGCAAACCCCACAACTCATCATCTCATTAAACAACCTTATCACCTCTTCAGCACACCCATTTTGAGCATACCCCGACAACATTGCATTCCAAGACACAACACTTCTCTCCGGCATTCGATCAAAATACTTTCTAGCATTCTCCAAATCTTTCCTTCTTGAATAACCAGTAACCATTGTAGTCCAAGTAACAACATTCTTCTCATTCTCAGGCATCAAATCAAACAAACCCCTCGCTTCAACTTCATTACCCCAGTTCCAATACCCTGAAATCATAGCATTCCAATCTGCAACAGCTCTCTCAGGAATTTCATCAAACAGTTCTCGTGCAATCTCTACAGGCCCAAActttccatacatatccataaTCGCATTACGAATAAACCTATCCCAATCATAACCCATTTTAACACAATAACCATGAAACAAAACACCCCACTTTCCAGCTGCTTTGATGAGAATCGGGTACACAAACGCATCAGGTGTAACATTTCTTTTCTGCATTTTGTGAAACAGGTAAAGAACCTCAGTTTGATCACCCAAATGGGAGTAGAATTTGAGGATGTTGGTGAAAACGAAGACATTGGGTTGGTGGACTGAGTCGAAAACTCTGCGAACATATGAGGGCGGCGCGTGGAGGCGCGTGCAGAGATTGATGAGCTGCGCCACCCAGTAGTTGTCGGAGTAAAGAGAGTGTTCAAAGAGCTGTGCATGAAGCTGTTTTATGTGGTTTAGTTTGGTGGCTTTCAATGCAGCCGTGTGCAAGTGTGACATTACAAGTACGTTATTTCAGTGCTAATGTTGGTCCTTTTTTTGTTAACCAACCTAACTGTTATTTACGTCACAATTTACAACTAcccttgtttttgttttctactccctccgtcccaaaatattATCGAAGTTTGACTTAACACATTTAAGtataaagaaagatttttaaaatatgtggttcaaaataagtcttagatatttatgtgattgtaaatcatatcataaagttaaattgtttttaaatatagaaaagtaaaaatcttttgagacaaactaaaaagaaaaggaagacagTCTTTTTGAGACGGAACAGAGTATTTAACTTTTACACCAGAActacatgaagaaaaaaattattactatAATTTGTTTTTGTTGATAAGGGACCTGCAGCTACGACTACCCTTGGTGCGCATAAAGTAAACCAGGCTCCAAGATAAATTAAACccaatattatattattataaaaaaggtactatttgatttttgatttaagAAAGGAATCAAATTATCTTcaattcttaaaatatactaatTGTAAAGTGAAGAGGAATATACTTTCCAAGATGGATTCAACTTTTGTCAGTTTAAAAGTAGTATGTGCTAAAAGAGGGaactatattttaaattatggatcaacttttcaattttaatagataaaaaaaaaaaatattttttagaagaaATAAAAGTGTCTTCAAAGTAGAAAACATTTGGAACAATTCCTAACACTAAAAAacattttaattgtattttcaagtttcttcaacataaaatatattttttaaggaTTAGAAAAATCTATTCATCCACCGTCAATATTTAAGTggtttactttcttttttagtctattttaaaaaaaatgtatctttctatatttaataagtttccaatttcaaaattataaatgataagtttaagattacaaaattttaaaaactacacacatttttaatttaagaacataagattttaaaattttcttttatttcttaaattgaaacagagggacaCTTAAATTGGACCAGAGGGACTACATTTTGCATGGGCAATTTGTCGAATTGTCCTTCATGAGGGATTGCATTTTGCATTGAGTGTTCTCCAAGTCGAACCAATAATCTCGGCAATTCAGCAACTAAAAAATTGCTCCACTCACCtgatgacaaaaattaaagaccacccccacaATCCCCAAAACTAAACCAAACCCCAACCGTCCAAGCCCAACCGAGGCCCATATATATCTCCAAATAAACCCAAAACCAAACCCCAACTGCCTTACCAATTCAGCAGCCCAATTCCATTTCTTCCCCAAAAAAACCCCTAATTCATTTCTACTGCTTAACCACCCATCACCTTTCACCCCCCTTATTCCCTTCACCGGCGAGTTCGCCGGAATGGCAGAACACAAACACGTAATTACAGTTGGCGGAAAAGGCTCGTCACTCTCATCATCTTCCGTCTTCCAAATATCCAACGGACTCAGTCGCCTTAACATTGACTCTTCAGCACTCTCCAAAGCATCATCCTCCAATTCTAAAACCAACAAAACAAACACGCCTACACAATCTTCCACATTGTCAATCCTCAGTAACTTAACACCCGAGGAATCTAAAGCCTCTCTCGTAGTTCTCCTAAACAAGCTCTTactctcttcttcaactcccgCAACTATCACTCAACTTTCTGACATCATCCTTAATGATGTGACGTCATCCTCTACTATTGATGGTGTTTCCCCTGGTGATTTAACTGTAGCACTAATAGCTTTATCTTTTGGCAAAATGATTTAACAATAatcttataattttttattactccttccatcccaatttaagtgttttagtttAACTAGGCACAAATTTAAGGAATAAAAGTAGACTTTTGAATATCGTGATCCTAAGTTAAAgtaaagatgtgtgtaatgtattaaattgttctttgaatcttgtgattttaaactTGCCATGTAGTATGTTTGAGTTATCAACTTACTAGAAAGAAGcgctctttttgggacagaccaaaaaggaaagcaaggcacttaaattgggacggagggagtagtagataggaggttgtggagggcAAGGATTAGGGTAGATGGTTATTAGGGAGTAGTAGATAGAGCGTTGTCTCGCTTATTCTTCATTACTAGCAGTCATAGTATTTCTCCTGCAGTTCCTTGTCCTTCGATTTCTGCCATTATTTACTGTCTCTTGTTCTTTTGCTTAAAatattgttttgttgttgttattgtccatttttcttatttgacTTGCTTTATTatgagccgagggtctaccggaaacaacctccctatctcccaaggtaggggtaaggtctgcgtacactctaccctccccaaaccccacttatGGGacttcactgggtatgttgtttttCTTGTTGTAATTTTTTAGGCCACAAACCGAACAAGTTGTTGGGAGAATTAGATGTTTTAGCAACAATAGATATACTTTTGGCGACAATGAAAATTTATTGTTTGcaaatttgttttatattttgaaatttattataATGCCCATAAAATATAGCTAACAACATTTAAATGTTGACGGCGTTTCCTCAGGTGATTTAACTGTAGCAGCAATATCTGGAATCTCTGCTATCTTAGACCATAGAAGTTCAGCTTTGTGTGTTATTGTTGATGCTATTGCTGCTTTGTCTTGTGAGGCATTGGGAGCCGATATTTCAGCTTTTAACTTGAATGATTCTGGTGATGGTTCCTCTGATAAGGACGTTGTTTCCGTGGCTGCTGATTTGAAGATCTTGCTTAACGGTTCGAAGTTCGTTAACCGTGAAAGTGATGAACCCGCCGTATCTGATGTTCCCGTAGCTCATGGAAAATTTAGAGAGATTTCCCGGCGTTTGCATTCCAGTACACGTGTCCAATTGAACTCTGCCATTGTATCCAATTTGGGATCTAATGGTACAGCCAGGGCAATGTGTGCCACATTGTTTTCTTTGGCTGTGGTCCTCAAGGATTTGGGTAACATCAGTTATAACCGAGCAAAACACATTGTTGATTCGCGCATTACTGGAGATGATGAATTTTGTGCAATGCTGTTAAAAGAATGTCCTCGACCTGATCAGCTAAAAGCGCTATTCGTGTCTTTGGTGTCAGCTCATTCGGAGGAGGAATATGTTAAGTTTGCACATGATGTCAGCTCTTTACTGGGGATGGTAGAGCAAATAATTTCATGGGAGGCCCTGGCTGCTTTCGTATCCCTCGAAGGAAGGGACTTCTGAGAGGTCAGACGCCCAGTAATACGAGTGTAGGAGAGGATAGTGCAAAGGCAGCTAAGAaaggaggaaagaaaaagaagattctGGGTAAAGGTACCACAGCTCTGGTGCAGATTTTGAAGGATAGGCTGTTGAGCGAAGCATCCCAGACCGTCAGGGTTTTGGGGGATTTAGTTCACCATTTCTTGTCGCTACTGGACCCGAAGGACTCGGGATTTGACACTTTACTGAGAAAGGTGAAAGACATCGTGGAAAGCAATGAAAGCCGCCGATTGCCTAAACTCCCAAAGGTAGAGAACCATACTATGTTATCTTTGTCACTcatctttcaattctttttgaGAGAACagagtagttttttttttttttttttttttcctgctgCTTCAATATGATTCCCTCGTCACCTTATTGAATTATTAATAGCAGTTTGATTCTGATAGTTTGGCAACTGGCTGAAGACTTGGCTGTCTCCTTTATTTGCTTATGTGAAAAAGATGTGTCGGAGTAGGCCTCTGAATTTGCTTTTAATACGAGGTCATATGGTATGAACACCCAATCTGAATCCTTAAGACAATGGTATGGAGTGGCGCAAGACCCTTATAAACAAGTGTACACTATTAGATCAATAGTTTGTTTATGATTTTTGCAGAACACAACCAGTAATTAGCTGGAAATAGTTAAGTTCTTCTAGTGCAACCTTGGCGATTAACCAGAACtgtggaaataatattttttaaaagtgcaAGAACATCAGAAATTGGCAGCTGTCATATAGGATATAAATGTATTTCCTTTAGTATTTTCTACTTCTGAATAAAGTTCTGATATTTATTCTTGTAATAAAGTCTCAAGGATAACAACACTTTAAACCTGATTGTAGTTCCGAAAGGTTCTGATCAATTTACGGCGAAATATgtcttcattttcttctgtAACATCgtctttttttgtcttttcttttttaatcttcAGTTGTTGGGTTTTATTTTGTGAATGAATTCTAATTTCAGATGAACTGAGAAGGGCTTTGGGTTGCAAATAGGGGAGAGCTTCTGAATTATAGCTCTGAAATACTTACAGGTTTTCTGTGGGGTGCCTTCCAAATCTAAAGCATTCAACAGCAAATGAAAAATGGCATCATAGTACGGATTTGTTGCAGTTCTAAGTGGGTTTTTGCTTCTGAAAGTGATTTTTTATCCTCTTTTTTGAGCCAATGTTTGCTTTTCAGAAGCTACCCACTTAAGACTCTTCCGTTCACAAATTCGTCTCCAAACGCCattacattttttatttattttgactgttgatcttgataaaaaaaagtctcaagtttACCGAAGACAGAAGTAATCTAATTCTTATGCTTCCTCTCAATTACTTTTTAAACACTTTAATATTCAATTTAGCAAAGACAATTGTTATGCTTTCGCTTAATGTCTGCACCTGTCGAATAGTTACTGTCCATTTGGAGTTTGGTGGAGGTTTTCCAGCAACTGGATGGAAACATTGATGATGTACGCTAGGTTTTAGGTGATGCAATAACAGTAATTGGCTGACCTAGAATCAGAGGATACAGAGGTGGAGTTTGAGTTATGAAAGCCTTTTTGCGTCTGGATAAGTGTGTGAAAGTAATGAGGCCATAACAACTATAAATCCCTTTGGACCCAAGAGAGATTGTTGTGATGAAGGTTTTTGATCAGCTTTATGGCTAATATTGCTTAGAAGGCTAACTAACTTAAGGAGCTGAGGCATTCTGCGATAAACTTGATGCTCAAGTGTATCTAATTTATTGGGAGCCTTGCATGTCGAAGTTGGAGTCTTATCTCTGAATTTTGTAGGTTTCAGCCCCTTGACAGAAAGAGCAAGTAGATTTTTAATTTGCTGTCACAATGTTTTCTATTAGGTAATTAATTTGCTGTCACAATGtttttgattcttttgtgacAGGGAACTCGTGATTTTGCAAAGGAACAGATGGCTATAAGAGAGAGAGCTTTCTCAATTATAGTTGAGGTTTTCAAAAGGCATGGTGCTTCTGCTTTGGATACTCCTGCTTTTGAAATGCGAGAGACTCTGATGGGAAAATATGGAGAAGACTCAAAATTGATATATGACCTTGCGGATCAGGTTTACTAGTTAATTCATCTTGCTATTTGTTCATTGATCTTTGTTGGTGCATCTTATCACATGGGAGCTCcacgcgcgcgcgcgcacacacacacacacatatgatTGGGTACGTGCCCTCAAGGGTGTGCCCTTCATCGATGAACCTTGGGATATATGATGGTTCAAATTCCAATAGAGGCAAAGAACGTTGGGAGAATTCTTTTCATTAGCCTGTGCTGATGTGAGGTAGCAGGTACCTCGTGGATGGGTTAGTGGAGATGCCTACAAGCTGCCTGTAACCCACCATTGTCAAAAAATAAGCAAACATATAATTATAATTGGGACAACAGTGTGGGTAGTTGgacttttttcaaaaagaaattgtGTGAGATTTTGTTGGATGTATTTCATATTTTCGCTAAGATTTCAGTAACTGCAACTTATCCCTATCCGTCATTTAACTATAGAAATTAGAATATTGGTAATTTCACTtttgtacatgttttgtttGCATTTGATTTTCCGTGTAAAAGGCTTCACCTTTCTCCATGATTATTAGAAATTTTATCTTCCTGTAGAACTACCTGTGTTCTTCCAATCCCTACCTTTCGTAGTGCAGAATTGTATGCTTTGCTGTACTTTAAATACAAAAGTGGTATTTGGGTTGGAGAGTGAGGTTTTTTAGAAGTTACAAGTAAAAATGAGTCTGATTGTGTTAATATTGACATACTATTATTTAAGAGGTCACTgggttttttgttgttgtactttTATTTAAGAGGTGTTCATTATTTAGTGCATACTTCATGATCTTTTTGATACTGATTTCTCCTTTCCCCGGTACTGTTTGCAGGGGGGTGAACTTTGCTCTCTTCGTTATGACCTGACAGTTCCGTTTGCCAGATACGTAGCAATGAATGGTCTGACATCCTTCAAGCGTTATCAGATAGCTAAGGTGTACAGAAGAGATAATCCGTCTAAGGGTAGATACAGAGAATTCTACCAATGTGATCTTGATATAGCTGGTCAGTTTGAGAAGATGATGCCTGATTTTGAGGTCATAAAGATTTTGACCGAGTTGTTAGATGAGCTTGATATTGGAGAGTATGAGGTAAACTTTCTAATGGTTCTCTAGCCATGTCCAAATTCAATCTATGCTTGTTGGTTGACCTTGGACTGATATTCATCATGAAAGGACACAATTTAGATTTTTAGTTCCCATCACTTGAAAATTGTCTTTTGATTGTTGCATGCACTCCTCCTCCCAATGCGTCCTCTCAAATCATCAACTTACATTACCACTGTATTTTTTGGTTATTTCACTGGAACAATTTCTATTTGTTTGGCTATGCATATCTATCAGGA encodes:
- the LOC132064473 gene encoding pentatricopeptide repeat-containing protein At1g14470 isoform X1, whose protein sequence is MSHLHTAALKATKLNHIKQLHAQLFEHSLYSDNYWVAQLINLCTRLHAPPSYVRRVFDSVHQPNVFVFTNILKFYSHLGDQTEVLYLFHKMQKRNVTPDAFVYPILIKAAGKWGVLFHGYCVKMGYDWDRFIRNAIMDMYGKFGPVEIARELFDEIPERAVADWNAMISGYWNWGNEVEARGLFDLMPENEKNVVTWTTMVTGYSRRKDLENARKYFDRMPERSVVSWNAMLSGYAQNGCAEEVIRLFNEMMSCGVCPDETTWVTVISSCSSHGDASLAERLVEMINEKGVRLNCFAKTALLDMYAKCGNLDMARKIFDELGKYKNLVTWNAMISAYARVGDLASASELFDKMPEKNVISWNSIIAGYAQNGQSKVAIDLFKDMITKDVLPDEVTMVSVIAACGHLGALEFGNWAVNFLEKHQIKLSISGYNALIFMYSKCGNMKDAEKVFQSMEARDVISYNTLITGLAAYGNAIEAVELLWKMKKENIEPDRITYIGVLTACSHGGLLEEGQRVFDSIKDPDSDHYACMVDLLGRNGKLDEAKCLIGSMAMHPHAGVYGSLLHASRVHKRIDLGEFAASKLFEIEPENSGNYVLLSNIYASARRWEDVDRVRGLMTIGGVNKTTGWSWIEHEGEMHRFIVGDRSHERSADVYRVLAETEKKMRQAGYMADKSCVLKDVEEEEMEEMVGTHSEKLAVAFALLVTEPHSVIRVVKNLRICRDCHTAIKIISKLEGREIIVRDNNRFHCFSEGQCSCGDYW
- the LOC132064473 gene encoding pentatricopeptide repeat-containing protein At1g14470 isoform X2, giving the protein MSHLHTAALKATKLNHIKQLHAQLFEHSLYSDNYWVAQLINLCTRLHAPPSYVRRVFDSVHQPNVFVFTNILKFYSHLGDQTEVLYLFHKMQKRNVTPDAFVYPILIKAAGKWGVLFHGYCVKMGYDWDRFIRNAIMDMYGKFGPVEIARELFDEIPERAVADWNAMISGYWNWGNEVEARGLFDLMPENEKNVVTWTTMVTGYSRRKDLENARKYFDRMPERSVVSWNAMLSGYAQNGCAEEVIRLFNEMMSCGVCPDETTWVTVISSCSSHGDASLAERLVEMINEKGVRLNCFAKTALLDMYAKCGNLDMARKIFDELGKYKNLVTWNAMISAYARVGDLASASELFDKMPEKNVISWNSIIAGYAQNGQSKVAIDLFKDMITKDVLPDEVTMVSVIAACGHLGALEFGNWAVNFLEKHQIKLSISGLAAYGNAIEAVELLWKMKKENIEPDRITYIGVLTACSHGGLLEEGQRVFDSIKDPDSDHYACMVDLLGRNGKLDEAKCLIGSMAMHPHAGVYGSLLHASRVHKRIDLGEFAASKLFEIEPENSGNYVLLSNIYASARRWEDVDRVRGLMTIGGVNKTTGWSWIEHEGEMHRFIVGDRSHERSADVYRVLAETEKKMRQAGYMADKSCVLKDVEEEEMEEMVGTHSEKLAVAFALLVTEPHSVIRVVKNLRICRDCHTAIKIISKLEGREIIVRDNNRFHCFSEGQCSCGDYW
- the LOC132064475 gene encoding LOW QUALITY PROTEIN: histidine--tRNA ligase, cytoplasmic (The sequence of the model RefSeq protein was modified relative to this genomic sequence to represent the inferred CDS: deleted 2 bases in 1 codon; substituted 1 base at 1 genomic stop codon), which codes for MAEHKHVITVGGKGSSLSSSSVFQISNGLSRLNIDSSALSKASSSNSKTNKTNTPTQSSTLSILSNLTPEESKASLVVLLNKLLLSSSTPATITQLSDIILNDVTXQHLNVDGVSSGDLTVAAISGISAILDHRSSALCVIVDAIAALSCEALGADISAFNLNDSGDGSSDKDVVSVAADLKILLNGSKFVNRESDEPAVSDVPVAHGKFREISRRLHSSTRVQLNSAIVSNLGSNGTARAMCATLFSLAVVLKDLGNISYNRAKHIVDSRITGDDEFCAMLLKECPRPDQLKALFVSLVSAHSEEEYVKFAHDVSSLLGMVEQIISWEALAAFVSLEGGLLRGQTPSNTSVGEDSAKAAKKGGKKKKILGKGTTALVQILKDRLLSEASQTVRVLGDLVHHFLSLLDPKDSGFDTLLRKVKDIVESNESRRLPKLPKGTRDFAKEQMAIRERAFSIIVEVFKRHGASALDTPAFEMRETLMGKYGEDSKLIYDLADQGGELCSLRYDLTVPFARYVAMNGLTSFKRYQIAKVYRRDNPSKGRYREFYQCDLDIAGQFEKMMPDFEVIKILTELLDELDIGEYEVKLNHRKLLDGMLAICGVPQEKFRTICSSIDKLDKQSFEQIKKEMVDEKGLSNEMSDRIGTFVKWRGPPVELLSKLKQERSFLENNESSLALNELEIMFKALEKSKCIDRVVFDLSLARGLDYYTGVIFEAVFKGETQVGSIAAGGRYDNLIGMFGTRQVPAVGISLGIERVFAIMEQQKDKNQEIRATETQVLVSILGDDSALAAELVGELWNAKVKAEFMIHKKVMKHIDRARDSRIPWMVIVGERELSEGVVKLKDVNAAIDYEVPRGKLVDDLCKRLGM